From one Catharus ustulatus isolate bCatUst1 chromosome 1, bCatUst1.pri.v2, whole genome shotgun sequence genomic stretch:
- the CCT5 gene encoding T-complex protein 1 subunit epsilon, whose product MSAMGTLAFDEYGRPFLILKDQERKTRLMGLEALKSHIMAAKAVASTLRTSLGPNGLDKMMVDKDGEVTVTNDGATILNMMDVDHQIAKLMVELAKSQDDEIGDGTTGVVVLAGALLEQAEQLLDRGIHPIRIADGYEQAARIAIEHLDKISDSFPVDPQNIEPLIQTAKTTLGSKVVNRCHRQMAEIAVNAVLTVADMERKDVDFELIKVQGKVGGRLEDTQLVKGVIVDKDFSHPQMPKELKDAKIAILTCPFEPPKPKTKHKLDVTSVDDYKALQKYEKEKFEEMVKQIKDTGANLAICQWGFDDEANHLLLQNELPAVRWVGGPEIELIAIATGGRIVPRFCELTAEKLGFAGVVREISFGTTKDRMLLIEQCQNSRAVTIFIRGGNKMIIEEAKRSLHDALCVIRNLVRDNRIVYGGGAAEISCALAVSEAADKCPSLEQYAVRAFADALEVIPMALSENSGMNPIQTMTEVRARQVKENNPALGIDCLQKGTNDMKQQHVIETLIGKKQQISLATQVVRMILKIDDIRRPGESEE is encoded by the exons TCTCACATAATGGCAGCAAAGGCTGTAGCAAGTACTCTGAGAACATCTCTTGGGCCCAATG GCTTGGATAAAATGATGGTGGACAAGGATGGTGAGGTGACTGTGACAAATGATGGTGCTACTATCCTGAATATGATGGATGTGGATCACCAGATAGCCAAACTTATGGTGGAGCTGGCTAAATCTCAAGATGATGAGATTGGGGATGGAACTACTGGAGTCGTTG ttctgGCTGGGGCATTACTGGAGCAGGCTGAGCAGTTGCTAGACCGAGGCATTCATCCCATCAGAATAGCAGATGGTTATGAGCAGGCAGCACGCATTGCTATTGAGCATCTCGACAAAATCAGTGACAGCTTCCCAGTTGATCCACAGAACATTGAGCCTCTGATCCAGACAGCAAAGACAACTCTGGGCTCTAAAGT AGTGAATCGCTGTCACAGGCAAATGGCAGAGATTGCTGTGAATGCTGTACTGACAGTAGCAGACATGGAGCGTAAAGATGTTGATTTTGAGCTGATCAAAGTGCAAGGCAAAGTGGGTGGTAGACTGGAAGATACACAGTTGGTTAAAGGAGTGATTGTGGATAAAGATTTCAGTCATCCACAGATGCCTAAA GAACTAAAAGATGCTAAAATTGCGATCCTTACTTGTCCATTTGAACCACCTAAGCCTAAAACCAAACATAAGCTTGATGTCACATCTGTGGATGATTACAAGGCActgcagaaatatgaaaaagagaagtttGAAGAGATGGTGAAGCAG ATAAAAGACACTGGTGCAAACCTTGCCATTTGCCAGTGGGGTTTTGATGATGAGGCAAATCACTTGCTGCTCCAGAATGAGCTGCCTGCTGTGCGTTGGGTTGGTGGACCTGAAATAGAA TTAATCGCCATTGCGACGGGAGGGCGCATTGTGCCTCGTTTCTGCGAGCTCACGGCAGAGAAACTGGGCTTTGCAGGAGTCGTCCGGGAGATCTCCTTCGGAACAACCAAGGACAGAATGCTCCTCATTGAACAGTGTCAGAACTCCAGAGCTGTCACCATTTTCATtagaggaggaaataaaatg ATCATTGAAGAAGCAAAGCGCTCTCTTCACGATGCCTTGTGTGTAATCCGGAATCTTGTTCGTGACAATCGTATTGTGTATGGTGGTGGTGCAGCTGAAATATCTTGTGCCTTGGCAGTCAGTGAGGCAGCAGATAAG TGCCCATCTTTGGAACAGTATGCTGTGAGAGCTTTTGCAGATGCCCTGGAGGTAATTCCCATGGCCCTCTCAGAGAACAGCGGTATGAATCCAATACAGACAATGACCGAAGTGCGGGCAAGGcaggtgaaagaaaataatcctgCCCTGGGCATTGACTGTTTGCAGAAGGGAACAAATG ATATGAAGCAGCAGCATGTTATAGAAACCTTGATTGGCAAGAAACAGCAGATTTCTCTGGCGACTCAGGTTGTTAGAATGATCCTGAAGATTGATGATATCCGTAGGCCTGGAGAATCTGAAGAGTGA